The following proteins are encoded in a genomic region of Synechococcus sp. ROS8604:
- a CDS encoding YkgJ family cysteine cluster protein, whose product MSRPPLHWSCLSQCGACCRLAPAERPEALEALSDDQQTIYLEMVGEDGWCKHFDQGGRRCRIYEDRPDFCRVSGLADLFAVPAEEVNGFAIDCCRQQIRSVHGGRSLELRKFERLIRSRQDSDD is encoded by the coding sequence ATGAGCCGCCCTCCTCTTCACTGGTCATGCCTGAGTCAATGCGGAGCATGTTGCAGGCTTGCGCCGGCCGAGCGACCGGAAGCTCTTGAAGCGTTATCGGACGACCAGCAAACGATTTATTTGGAGATGGTGGGAGAAGACGGATGGTGCAAGCATTTCGACCAGGGAGGCCGGCGCTGCAGGATTTACGAGGACCGACCCGACTTTTGCCGGGTGAGCGGTTTAGCCGACTTATTTGCGGTACCAGCGGAGGAGGTCAATGGCTTTGCCATTGATTGCTGTCGACAGCAAATTCGATCGGTTCATGGCGGAAGAAGCCTGGAACTGCGTAAGTTCGAGCGGTTGATTCGCTCACGTCAGGATTCC